In Runella sp. SP2, the genomic window TAATCCAAGCAATTTGAAAGACAACGCCGCGATTGAAGCGCGTAAAAATGAATTGTTGAAAGCAGCGGGCTTGGGTAAAGCAACCCTCTTTGTGTCGGATGCTGACGTCTTTAATGAAGAAGAAGCGATTTTGGATTTTGCGCACCAACAAAAAGCCGATTTGATTGTGATGGCTACGCACCAACGCCGCGGATTGGCGCACATGTTTATGGGAAGTATCACGGAAGATACCGTCAATCACTCTGATATTCCTGTGCTTAGCATTAGTATTCGATAGCAGAAGTGTCAGTGGTTACTTATAACCACTGGCGAGGTTTCTCAAAACCGAGTGCCACAAGGTTTTGAGAAACCTTTTTCGGGATGTGAGCATCCCTCAGCACGATTCTCAGCACCGTAATTTTTTAAAAAGCCATTCTTTTTCTACTTCTTTCACTTCTGAGGGTTGAAGTGACCCCAGTTTTACGTCTTCAATCGACCAACGAACCAATCGCAACGTAGGGAAACCTACTGCGGCGGTCATGCGGCGTACTTGGCGGTTTTTCCCTTCGTGAAGCGTAAGGGCTATCCAACTTGTCGGGATATTTTGGCGAAATCGTACGGGAGGATTACGTTCGGGCAATAGTGGTTCATTGACCAATTGCTGTACTTTGGCGGGCAAGGTCGCGTGTGGTTTTCCATCAATCGAAATCGTTACGCCTGTTTGAAGTTGGCGGCAAGCTTCCTCCGAAATTTGCCCATCCACCTGTACAAAATAAGTACGCTGATGTTTAAACTTAGGATTGAGCAGGCGGTTGTTCAGAAAGGTGTCGTTGGTTAAAAGTAGTAACCCTTCGCTATCAGCATCGAGGCGACCAACGGGGTAAATATCTTTCGGGAAGTCAAACGGTAAATCAGCCAACGTGGGCTTGTCGCCTTCCTTTGAGAACTGTGACATCATTCCGTAGGGCTTATAAATCAGGAAGTAACGGTATTTCATTTAAAAAATCGGCTATCGAACGAAAAGGGAATACTTTCCACCACCTTTACTTCTTTCATCCTTGGGTGGTTCGGATTGATGAGGTAATTGAATGACATAGGAACAATCACCGAAGGAATCGCCATTACCGGCGAAGATTGTTGCTTAAACCAGTGGTTAGTAAATTGTTGAGTTGTAGGCGAAGTATAAATGCTATCCCAACCGTGAAAACTTGGCTTTTTGAAGGCGAAAAACGTGTATCATCTAAATGTAAACGCCGTACTCGATGCGTCCTAGGGCAGTTTCTACTACGTTTAAGCCCGTGATTGTGGCCAATAACTGAATCGGGGCTTCCCCATTCATGGTTCGCAAGGGGCGTCATAGCCAGCGCTGAAACTTTTCTCGGCTCTCAAAAACGGCTTCTCCGTATTGAAGAATTTTCTTTAGTTGCAATAGCCGATCAGAGGCGCTGGCATCAAGACGGGCGTCTTCTTTGTAGAGATGATAAGTACGTTCTGACAGGTTTAAAATTCGGGCCATTTCGCGGTCATTGAGGTCATAGACATTGGCCAACGCATCGGCGTCGTTTTTAGTAAGACCTTCTCGCGTTTTTTCGATGAGTAAAAAAGGGTCATCGAAGGTCAACAACAGAAAAGACGATTGTTGAGGTTGTGTAATCATGCCTTGGTTATTTGACACAAATATAGCTGCAATTTGGCACACTTTTGTTCCTGAGAACCGCAAAGCGCTTTAAACCTTCTCAATAATCATAGCCGAAGCGCCACCTCCACCGTTACAAATAGCGGCGAGGCCGTATTTTCCTCCTTTTTGCGTGAGTACATTTTGAAGTGTAACGACGATACGTGCACCCGAGCAGCCAAGTGGGTGGCCCAGCGACACTGCTCCACCAAACACGTTGGTTTGTTCGTGCGATATGCCCATTTCTTTCATAAAGGCCATCGTCACCACCGAAAAGGCTTCGTTTACTTCAAAATAATCAATATCGCTTATACTCAGTCCTGCTTTTTTGAGGGCTTTGGGCGCAGCAACGGTAGGGGCAGTGGTAAACCATTCGGGCTCATGCTCGGCATCGGCAAACGACACAATGCGTGCTAATGGCGTGATGCCAAGTTCTTTGACTTTGGCTTCGCTCATCAAAATCGTCGCCGCTGCTCCGTCGTTGATAGTGGAAGCATTGGCCGCAGTCACGGTGCCCTCTTTCGTAAAAGCAGCCCGAAGTGACGGAATTTTGTCAAATTTTACATTTTTATATTCTTCGTCTTGAGCAAACGTAGTAGGGTCGCCTTTTTTCTGCGGAATTTGAACGGGCACGACTTCCTGCTGAAAATTCCCCTCGCTCCAAGCGGCGGCACTTCGTTGGTAAGAAGCAATGGCAAACGCATCTTGCTCTTCGCGACTGAAACCGTATTTGCTGGCGGTCGCATCGGCGCATACGCCCATGGCCATGCCGCCATAAACATCGGTAAGGCCGTCTTTGGCAAGGCCGTCGATGAAGGTTCCGTTGCCGTAGCCGTAGCCACCAAAACGGGCTTTGTCGAGGTAAAACGGAATTTGGGACATGTTTTCCATTCCTCCCGCCACTACCACATCGGCGTCGCCGAGTAGGATGTCTTGGGCGGCCATCATCATGGCTTTCATGCCCGAAGCACACACTTTATTGACGGTTGTACAAGTGGCGTTTTTGCTAAGTCCTGCAAAGATGGCTGCTTGGCGCGCAGGCGCTTGGCCGAGATTCGCCGAAACGACATTGCCCATATATACCGCTTGGACCAGATTGGGGTCTATGTTAGCTTTGGTAAGTGCCCCACGAATGGCGGCTGCTCCTAGTTGCGTAGCCGAAACCGTTGACAAAGAACCCCCAAAACTTCCGATGGGAGTGCGGGCCGTGGATACTATATAAACCGATTGCATGTCGATAATGAAAATAAATTGGTTTAAGATATAAAGAACCAAAGGTAAAGGTTTTTCGGTTTGTTCAATATGACTCGACCGTATTACTGGCTTGGTGCCATTTTTGTGTTTTTTGCTGCTTTTTGTTTTGCCATGAAAGGCATTTTTATCAAGTTAGCTTTCCGTCATGAGATTGATGCGATTTCTCTTCTAACCCTGCGCATGGGGTTATCTGCACCGTTTTACGGACTCATCGCATGGCGGCTTTCGTCCCAAAAAGACAACGTTCGTTTTACTCCCAAACAATGGCTTTGGGTGGCTTCGATGGGAGTCACGGGCTACTATTTTGCGAGCTATTTCAACTTTTTGGCTTTCCATTACATTACAGCGAGCTTGGAGCGCATTTTATTGTTTATTTATCCAACGTTTGTGTTGTTAATCAATGCTTTTTTTCGGAAAAAGGCGATTACCAAACTTCAAATAGGAGCAGTCGCGCTGACTTATACGGGTATCGTGCTGGCTTTTGCCCAAAACGTAGATTCATCCCAGCAAAAGGACTTGTTTTGGGGTTCTTTTTGGGTGATTATCAGTGGTTTGGTTTATGCGGTTTATTTGGTGGGAAGTGATAAGATTATCTCCCAAATCGGTGCTCAAAAATTCACGGCCTACGCCATGATAGCCGCTACTGTACCAACGGTCGTCCATTGTTTTGTGGAAAATGGGTTGCACATAGGCCATTTTCCGCCGGAAGTTTATTGGATTGGGCTGGTAATGGCACTGTTTATTACAGTACTTCCTTCGTTTGCTTTGACCGAGGGAATTAAACGAATAGGCTCAGGAAACGCCTCCATCATTGCTAGTATTGGCCCTGTTTTTACCATTTTTGTGGCAACAGTCGTATTGGATGAACAAATTTCAGCCTTACAAATTTTCGGAACGCTGCTGGTGTTGCTAGGAGTGTTTTTGATTGGTTGGAAAGGCAATAAATAGGAATGCCGAGGGTCGAGTGCAGAATGTCGAATGGTGAACATTTTTTATTCGACATTTTGCACTCGACATTCTATTCGACGATTACAGTCGGGTTGTGAGCAACCCTCAACACAGATAAAATACCGCATTCGACATTTAAAAAAAGGTAATTTTGGCGGAACGTAATTTTTTGCCAAAATGCTTTTCCGTCGATTGTATAAATTCCATGAGCAGGTCAAATCAAGCTGGATATGGCTGATGCTTACTTCTTACATCATTACCGCTCTTCTGAGCATTGTGTTACATGGTTGGCAACCAGGCCAAAAAGGGGTGTTGTTAGACGGCTACCTGACGGCGTTGGCAGGAATTTTGACAACCATCGTGGTAACTACCTTCTCGTTTGTGTTTGTGGCTTTGCAGTTGGCTTCCGTACAGTTTTCGCCCCGCATTATCCGCTCCTTTTTTGAATACGACCACTTTAGCCGTTTCTTTTTGTGGTCGTTTTTGGCTTGTGTAGGGTACTTGATGGGGCTTCAGTATTTCGGCTGGTCAGAGGCATCGTTGATTTATCCAAAATTTGGTATCGTCGGTAGTTTTTACCTGATTTTGATGGTATTCCCTTTGTTTATTCACCACATTGTTGGCAATATCAATGCCTCCAGCATTACCCAAAATATTGCCCGTCGCACCATTGAAGAAATTGACGAATTGTACGAGTCGATAACTCCTTCCGAAGCCAAAACAGGAAAAGTACGAATCCTAGCCCCCGTAAGTGGTTATTTGGATTCCATTCGTTACGAGGCATTGGAGGCCTTGTTTCCGTTGGAAAAAGAGGTAAAAATGACCGTTCGACCGCACATCGGGAGTTTTGTGATTAAAGGAGGCGTACTCGCCGATATTGATTGTCCGCCCGCGATGCGCGATTTTTATGCACAGCTGATAAAGCCGATTCAGGGTTGTTTTGTCATTGATAAGTTCCGAAGTTATAAACAAGACATTCCGTTTGGGATTCGCCAATTGGTGGACATTGCCATCAAAGCCATTTCGCCCGCGGTCAATGACCCAACGACGGCCCTCAATTGTATCGACTACCTTGGTTCGATTATCCAACGGGCTGCGCAAAGCGAAGCAAATTCGCGGGAAGCTAAGCTGTTGGCCCAAAAGAACATTCACATACGAGAGTTTAGCTTTGAGCAATTGGTGGATTTGGCGTTTGACCAGATTTATTTTTGGGGAAAAGAAGATTATATCGTAGTACGGCATTTACTGAAAACCATCACGAATTTACTACCTTTTATGCCTTCAGAAGAGAAGCTAAAAGTGCTGCTTCGGCAGGTAGAAGATCTTGAATTACAGTACCTTCACGATGAAGAACAAAAAGGGAAATTAACCGCAACTTTTCCCCGAAAAGAACACCGCAATAGCCTCCGCGACCATTTGGCCGAATTTTATGAAGGTGCCCTGGAAGCAATCGGTGAAAAAACACCCACTTCAGTGGCACTTGCTGGGAAACAAGCACAATTTCGTAGTTCATTAAAAGCAGTAGCCAAATGCTATGAATGAGAATGTCGAATTTTGAGTGCAGAACGTCGAATGGGATTTTATTCGACACTCTGCACTCGACATTCGGGTTGTGAGCAACCCTCAGCACATTTATTGGCTCCAACTCGTAGGCGTGCGATCCCAGCGGTGGCCTTTGAGGGCGTCAATCAGGTCGGCGGATAGTTTTTGGCCATCCGAAGTAGCAATGTTAGCCTCGACGTTTCTGATTTTTCGCATCCCAGGAATGGTCGTCGCCACGTCTGAGTTGTTTAGAATGAACCGTAAAGCCATTTCGGGCATATTCATACCCCCAGGAATCAACGGGCGCAGGGCGTCGGCGTGTTCTACGCTCGAAATCAAGTTTTCGGGTACAAAATACGTACTACGCCAATCGTTTTCAGGGAAAGTCGTTTCTTTGGTAAATGTCCCCGTGAGTGTTCCTTCGTCGAAAGGCACCCGCGCAATCACGGCCACGTCCAGCTCACGGCAAAGGGGGAAAAGATTATCTTCGGGCGCTTGGTCGAAAATATTGTAAATGACCTGAACGGCTGAAATCAAGCCTGTGCGAAGGGTGTTCAATACATTATCAGGTTCCCAGCGATTGACACTAATCCCCCAGTGTTGTACTTTGCCTTCACGCGTGAGTTGTTCAATCGCCTTTTGCCATTCTTCGTGTTGTGCCCATTGGTCTTCCCATACGTGAAACTGTTGTAAATCAATGGTTTCAATACCAAGGTTTTTGAGGCTTTTTTCGGTGTATTCCACAATGTGCGAGGCAGGAAAGCACTCTTCCAAGCTGTATTCAGGCTTCGATGGCCATTTGAAATTCTTGGGAGGGATTTTGGTGGCGACGTACAACCGCTTGTCGGTATGGCGCTTCACGAGTTGGCCGAGTACTTGTTCGCTTTGCCCTGCGCCGTAGCCCCAAGCCGTGTCAAAAAAGTTACAGCCCAATTCCACCGAGCGGTCGAGGGCAGTGGTGTATTCGTTTTCTTCGGAGCCAGTCCAGCCTGCCAAGCCCCACATTCCGTAGCCGATTTCGCTTACTTGCCAATCGGTTCTTCCAAATCTTCGGTATTGCATTTGTGTTGGTACGATTTTTTCAGCTAAAAGTAGTGTATATTGTCGTGTTACTTTCCAACAGTCATGCCGTTTCCGAAATTTCTTAAAATAGGGCTTTACATTTTGGGTGGTTTTGCGGTACTCGCAGGCGGGGCGTTGACGTGGGCATACCAATACCGCGACGATGTATTTCAGTACTTACTCAAAGAGGCCAATGCCCGCATCCGTGGGACAGTGACGGCCCGTAAGCTTGATTTTACTCCTTTTGCTGGCGGTTTTGGCTTGTCGTTTACACTTTTTGACATTCATCTGCGCGACAGTGCCTACGCAATTCACCACAAAGAACTACTGGCGCTGGAACGGCTGACGGTTCACATCGACTTGCGGCATTTACTTCGTAAACAGTTGCAAATCAATTCAGTAACGGTTGATAAAGGAAAACTATCGGTTTTTGTGGATAAAAACGGGTACAGCAATTTGCAGGCAGTTGCTCCTAAAGATTCTTCATCGACCCAAGATACAACTACCAGCGCGGAGGGTTCTTTGGGGAAAGAGTTACTCAAAAGCCTTCGCCAAGTAAAAGTGAAGGAAATGGAGGTGCATTTGCAAGATTCGTTGAAAGGAAAAGATATTCACTTTTGTTTGGAAAAAATAACCAATGACCTCGAACGCACCGATACCTGTTTGTGGGTACACCTGCGGGGAAAAACGCAGTTTCGTCAGTTGACTTTTAATCTGAATCGGGGTGGGTTTCTGGAAAATAAGGCAACAGAGCTTGATTTACACTTGTCGTACGACCTTCACCGACGCGTGGGTATTGGCCCTTCTGAAGTGTTGGTCGAGCAAGATAAGTTTCGATTACGGGGCAGTTTTGATTTTAAAGACGAAGGCCGAGTTCAGTTGTTTGTCAGTACTGACACCATCGCTGCGCCAAGAGCGTTGTCAATTTTACCACGACGATTGGCCAAACGTATCGCCAAACATAAAGTACTGCCCGTTGTCAGAGCCGAAGTGAGTGTCGATGGGCCACTGAGAACTGGAGCCGACCCTCACATTGAAGTGGATGTGCAAACCCAAACGTTTTTGTACAAAAGTGCGATTGGGCCACTCTCGCAGACACTGGGGCGAGCTCATTTTACGAACCGCGCCGATACGTCGTTGCCCGTTAGCAACCAGAACTCCCGTTTGGTTGCCCCCCATGTGAGTGGGCTATTGTACGGCGTTATTCCCATGAATTTGTCGTTTACCATTACTGATTTTGACGACCCATTTTTACACATGGAGGGCAATGCCAAAGCCAAAGTGGCTCGGTGTAAGGCGCTTTTTGACCCCAATCAGGTTCAGCCTAAAGCGGGGAATGTTGTGGTGAATTTTTGTTATAAAGGTAAAATTTCTCCCATTTTTGATCCGAAAACCAACCGACTAAACGGCAAACTTGACGGAAATGCCAAGCTAGAAAAGGTGGCGTTTTTATACACCCCCCAACAAATAGATATTCAACGTGTGGATGGCTTTGTTCGCTTTGCGGAAGACAAAGCAGATTTAACGTATTTGCACGTGTATCACCAAAAAAATCAAGTACGGGTAAGTGGTAATGTGACGGGGCTAACGCCTTATGCCTTTGGGACAACGTCCTCGGTGAAGGCAAAGGTCTCGATTTTTGCGCCTGACTTGGGCTTAGACTGGGTACGAAATTACCGTCCAACTCCTCAAAAAACAACCAAGAAACAGTTGACAGACATTACCTCAAAGTTTATTCAAAACTTGGATTTAAAAGTTAATTTGGCGGCTCGACGGGTGCATTATCGGAAGTTTGAGGCGCAGGGAGTGAGCGGACGGGTGTATATGACTCGCCAAGCTATCCGTTGTGAAGACGTAAAAATGCACGCTTTTGGGGGCGATTTTCGGGTGACGGGCGGCATTGAGCAGTTCGATTTACCAATCCATCGGTTGTATGCCAAAGGAAACGTGGCCAATGCCGACGTACAAAAGGTGTTTTATGCGTTTGAAAATTTTGGACAACAGACTGTTTCAGACCAAAACTTGAGCGGAACGCTGAGTACAGACTTTACGTATAGTACCCAATTAGACAAGGAGTTCCAGTTGTTGCCTAAAACCATGAAAGGGCAATTGAGTTTTAAATTGATCAATGGCCAACTCAACTATTTTAAGCCACTCTTACGCATTCAAAAAGTACTTTTTAAGCGCCGTAATTTTCAAAAAATTCAGTTTGAAGGTCTTAAAAATGATTTTGTCCTTCAAGGCCAAGAGTTGTCGATGAACCAAATGAAGGTGGCGTCTAGTGTATTGACCTTTTTTGTGGGAGGAACGTACAGTTTTGGCGATAAAACTGATTTGTTGGTACATATTCCTCTGAATAACCTCAAGCGCAATCCTGACGAAGAGGAACTTGAAACATTGGATGGAAACAATTTGCTGATTCGGGCGGTGGATGAGCGGGGTGAAATCCGACTCAAGTATGACATGGATTGGCGCAAAAAAGTAAGGCGACCTCAACGATGACATAACAATTACTTAACAATAGGTGAGTGTTTATCAATGGCAGTTTTTCTCTGTTTTCGGTCAATACGCACTATTTTTAAGCGTTGTTTTCTCTTCAAAAAAACGTTTATCTTCTTCTTTTTTTTAAGTAAATTTTTGATTATCAGGTGCTTGGGTAAATAATATCTCCCTTTTTGAACTAATGTTTTATACAAGAAGATGGCTCCCAATCATTATAAAACGTAATGTAAATTGCTGCAAAACATAATATAAAATTAATGATTTGGTAACAAACTTAATAATGTAGCAACATTTGGGAAACAGTAATTTTGCACCGACAATTAACCCAAGACACCAATACAACTCTGACATCTGGAAATGAAAAAGTACTTAGGAAGCGCTGCTTTCTTGGTGGGGCTATGCCTTGGCCAATCGTCTTATTCTCAGGTAGAAAAGCCCAAAGAAAGTACAGGACTGAAACTAGATTTAGCAAAAAAATGGTTTGAACGGATTAGTCTTCGCGGTTATGCGCAGGTTCGTTACAATCGCCTTTTTGAAACTAATTCTAAGTTGAAATGTGAACAGTGCGACAGATCATGGGGCGAAAATGGCGGCTTTTTTGTGCGCCGTGGACGGCTCATCCTTTCGGGTGATGTTTCCGACCGTTTGTACATCTACGTGCAGCCTGATTTTGCTTCTAACGTAAGCAATTCATTTCAACACAGCTTTCAGATTCGGGATGCGTATTTTGATTTAGCAGTTGATTCAAAAAAGGAATTTCGCTTTCGGGTTGGGCAAAGCAAAGTCCCTTACGGATTTGAAAACATGCAATCTTCGCAAAATCGCCTTTCGCTTGATCGGGTTGATGCCCTCAATAGTTCAGTGGCCAACGAGCGCGATTTGGGTGTAATGTTTTATTGGGCTAATGCCAACATCCGAGAACGTTTTGCCTTCTTGGTAAAATCAGGCTTAAAAGGCAGCGGCGACTATGGCATTTTTGGGTTGGGTGTTTACAATGGCCAAACCGCTAACAGGGCAGAAGTCAACAATAACTCCCACGTTGTGGCCCGCCTCACTTATCCCTTTAAATTCAAGAATGGCCAGTACGTGGAAGCTAGTATTCAGGGATATAGTGGGAAATATACCATTGAGAAAGATGCAGCCAATAAAGGTACCCAAACGTTGTTTGATGACCGCCGTGCGGCAGCCTCATTGGTTGTTTATCCTCAACCTTTTGGCTTTCAAGCAGAGTATAATGTAGGCAAAGGGCCAGAGTTTGACCCCGCTACCATGACTACCCAACTAAAAAAACTTTGGGGAGGTTATGCCCAAGTGATGTATCGTTATAATTGTCCGAATCATCAGTTGATGCCCTTTGCTAAGTATCAATATTATCATGGCGGAAAAAAACAAGAAATAGATGCTCGCCGCTATATCGTAAATGACATAGAGCTGGGAGTAGAGTGGCAATGGAAAGATTATTTTGAGCTAACGGCGCTCTATACTATATCAGACCGTGTGTTTGAAGATAGTAAATTACCCCAAAATCATCAGAAGGGGAGCTTGTTGCGGCTCCAGGCGCAGTTTAACTTTTAGTCAATACGTAACAATTTATTAACATTGGAGTAGGCGTCGCGTTTTAGTCTCTTCACTTTTTTAGGTTAAGCTTTCGTCTTTACTTTTTTATCAGTGGCACAAAAAGGGAGATAATCTCCTTCCTTTTTGTGCTTTTTTGTTTGTTAAAATATTGATAATCAATAATTTTGTGGATGGTTCGGGTTTATTGTGCCATTTTTTTTAGAAAAAAGTTCGGGAGAAGTGTCTCAAAGTAAATACAACTCGCTGAAAACCTGACCTTTGAAAAATTAACACAAAATTAACAATTTGGTAACAAATGAAATTTTACAGCATCCCTGCACTGACACCATTTTTGAATCGAAAATTGACCAAAGACAGCAATAAAATTCTGACATCGCTTTCAAAAAGAGACTGCTAAGTAAGAAACTTCGAGCTTGTTGTGCTTGAATTTAACAATTTGGTAATACTCGACACATACTTACTACACACTCTCATTCTTAATTTTGCACATCATTCAATGACATCAATTCGTTGTTTGCTGTTCTGTACGTCAGAACACATTTTTTTACCGAACAGAACTTTCATTCTAAATTTTATCGGGGCGCTTTTCCTTATTATGGTTTCTACCTCTTTGCCATCCGTTTCACAAAGCCCACGACGCTATTATCACATTGCGAATGGTTGGACAGATGTGAACATCTCGGGGAAAATTGCGGGTAAATTTTCTTGGCAGTTAGAAAACCAGCACCGTCGTCAGGATATGCAAGGAGCATACAAATCAGAAACGACCACGGGCAACCCCTACAATAACCTCAATCAGCACATTTTTCGCCCGTTTATTCATTACCAAGTCAATCCCAACGTTCGAGTATCGTTGATGCCTTTCGGATGGATTGGTTCCAATCGTTTTGCTGAGGGAAAGCCGTTTGCATTTTTCTCGGAATTGCGCGTGTCGCCGCAAGTTATTCTGACCCAAAACCTAGGACGTCTTCGGGTTGACCACCGTTTTCGCTATGAGTTTCGTTGGCTGGGTAAAAACCAAGAACTGAACGATAAATCGTTTGTGTATGGTGGCGACTTTTCGGAAACGAGCTACCGCGAGCGTTTTCGCTACCAAGCTAAGCTGACCTGGCCGCTTAACCACGCCCAAATGGCAGACAAAACTCTGTATGCACAAGCATACAACGAGCTTTTTGTAAATATGGGAAAGAATATCAGTAACCTACATTTATTTGACCAAAATCGGGTATTGGTTGGGTTGGGTTATCGCCTCAATCACCACTATAGCGTGGAAGC contains:
- a CDS encoding pseudouridine synthase, which produces MKYRYFLIYKPYGMMSQFSKEGDKPTLADLPFDFPKDIYPVGRLDADSEGLLLLTNDTFLNNRLLNPKFKHQRTYFVQVDGQISEEACRQLQTGVTISIDGKPHATLPAKVQQLVNEPLLPERNPPVRFRQNIPTSWIALTLHEGKNRQVRRMTAAVGFPTLRLVRWSIEDVKLGSLQPSEVKEVEKEWLFKKLRC
- a CDS encoding RES family NAD+ phosphorylase, with amino-acid sequence MYTSPTTQQFTNHWFKQQSSPVMAIPSVIVPMSFNYLINPNHPRMKEVKVVESIPFSFDSRFFK
- a CDS encoding MbcA/ParS/Xre antitoxin family protein; the protein is MNGEAPIQLLATITGLNVVETALGRIEYGVYI
- a CDS encoding antitoxin Xre-like helix-turn-helix domain-containing protein; the protein is MITQPQQSSFLLLTFDDPFLLIEKTREGLTKNDADALANVYDLNDREMARILNLSERTYHLYKEDARLDASASDRLLQLKKILQYGEAVFESREKFQRWL
- a CDS encoding thiolase family protein, with protein sequence MQSVYIVSTARTPIGSFGGSLSTVSATQLGAAAIRGALTKANIDPNLVQAVYMGNVVSANLGQAPARQAAIFAGLSKNATCTTVNKVCASGMKAMMMAAQDILLGDADVVVAGGMENMSQIPFYLDKARFGGYGYGNGTFIDGLAKDGLTDVYGGMAMGVCADATASKYGFSREEQDAFAIASYQRSAAAWSEGNFQQEVVPVQIPQKKGDPTTFAQDEEYKNVKFDKIPSLRAAFTKEGTVTAANASTINDGAAATILMSEAKVKELGITPLARIVSFADAEHEPEWFTTAPTVAAPKALKKAGLSISDIDYFEVNEAFSVVTMAFMKEMGISHEQTNVFGGAVSLGHPLGCSGARIVVTLQNVLTQKGGKYGLAAICNGGGGASAMIIEKV
- a CDS encoding DMT family transporter produces the protein MTRPYYWLGAIFVFFAAFCFAMKGIFIKLAFRHEIDAISLLTLRMGLSAPFYGLIAWRLSSQKDNVRFTPKQWLWVASMGVTGYYFASYFNFLAFHYITASLERILLFIYPTFVLLINAFFRKKAITKLQIGAVALTYTGIVLAFAQNVDSSQQKDLFWGSFWVIISGLVYAVYLVGSDKIISQIGAQKFTAYAMIAATVPTVVHCFVENGLHIGHFPPEVYWIGLVMALFITVLPSFALTEGIKRIGSGNASIIASIGPVFTIFVATVVLDEQISALQIFGTLLVLLGVFLIGWKGNK
- a CDS encoding DUF2254 domain-containing protein, yielding MLFRRLYKFHEQVKSSWIWLMLTSYIITALLSIVLHGWQPGQKGVLLDGYLTALAGILTTIVVTTFSFVFVALQLASVQFSPRIIRSFFEYDHFSRFFLWSFLACVGYLMGLQYFGWSEASLIYPKFGIVGSFYLILMVFPLFIHHIVGNINASSITQNIARRTIEEIDELYESITPSEAKTGKVRILAPVSGYLDSIRYEALEALFPLEKEVKMTVRPHIGSFVIKGGVLADIDCPPAMRDFYAQLIKPIQGCFVIDKFRSYKQDIPFGIRQLVDIAIKAISPAVNDPTTALNCIDYLGSIIQRAAQSEANSREAKLLAQKNIHIREFSFEQLVDLAFDQIYFWGKEDYIVVRHLLKTITNLLPFMPSEEKLKVLLRQVEDLELQYLHDEEQKGKLTATFPRKEHRNSLRDHLAEFYEGALEAIGEKTPTSVALAGKQAQFRSSLKAVAKCYE
- a CDS encoding aldo/keto reductase, which codes for MQYRRFGRTDWQVSEIGYGMWGLAGWTGSEENEYTTALDRSVELGCNFFDTAWGYGAGQSEQVLGQLVKRHTDKRLYVATKIPPKNFKWPSKPEYSLEECFPASHIVEYTEKSLKNLGIETIDLQQFHVWEDQWAQHEEWQKAIEQLTREGKVQHWGISVNRWEPDNVLNTLRTGLISAVQVIYNIFDQAPEDNLFPLCRELDVAVIARVPFDEGTLTGTFTKETTFPENDWRSTYFVPENLISSVEHADALRPLIPGGMNMPEMALRFILNNSDVATTIPGMRKIRNVEANIATSDGQKLSADLIDALKGHRWDRTPTSWSQ
- a CDS encoding AsmA-like C-terminal region-containing protein; translated protein: MPFPKFLKIGLYILGGFAVLAGGALTWAYQYRDDVFQYLLKEANARIRGTVTARKLDFTPFAGGFGLSFTLFDIHLRDSAYAIHHKELLALERLTVHIDLRHLLRKQLQINSVTVDKGKLSVFVDKNGYSNLQAVAPKDSSSTQDTTTSAEGSLGKELLKSLRQVKVKEMEVHLQDSLKGKDIHFCLEKITNDLERTDTCLWVHLRGKTQFRQLTFNLNRGGFLENKATELDLHLSYDLHRRVGIGPSEVLVEQDKFRLRGSFDFKDEGRVQLFVSTDTIAAPRALSILPRRLAKRIAKHKVLPVVRAEVSVDGPLRTGADPHIEVDVQTQTFLYKSAIGPLSQTLGRAHFTNRADTSLPVSNQNSRLVAPHVSGLLYGVIPMNLSFTITDFDDPFLHMEGNAKAKVARCKALFDPNQVQPKAGNVVVNFCYKGKISPIFDPKTNRLNGKLDGNAKLEKVAFLYTPQQIDIQRVDGFVRFAEDKADLTYLHVYHQKNQVRVSGNVTGLTPYAFGTTSSVKAKVSIFAPDLGLDWVRNYRPTPQKTTKKQLTDITSKFIQNLDLKVNLAARRVHYRKFEAQGVSGRVYMTRQAIRCEDVKMHAFGGDFRVTGGIEQFDLPIHRLYAKGNVANADVQKVFYAFENFGQQTVSDQNLSGTLSTDFTYSTQLDKEFQLLPKTMKGQLSFKLINGQLNYFKPLLRIQKVLFKRRNFQKIQFEGLKNDFVLQGQELSMNQMKVASSVLTFFVGGTYSFGDKTDLLVHIPLNNLKRNPDEEELETLDGNNLLIRAVDERGEIRLKYDMDWRKKVRRPQR
- a CDS encoding porin, with translation MKKYLGSAAFLVGLCLGQSSYSQVEKPKESTGLKLDLAKKWFERISLRGYAQVRYNRLFETNSKLKCEQCDRSWGENGGFFVRRGRLILSGDVSDRLYIYVQPDFASNVSNSFQHSFQIRDAYFDLAVDSKKEFRFRVGQSKVPYGFENMQSSQNRLSLDRVDALNSSVANERDLGVMFYWANANIRERFAFLVKSGLKGSGDYGIFGLGVYNGQTANRAEVNNNSHVVARLTYPFKFKNGQYVEASIQGYSGKYTIEKDAANKGTQTLFDDRRAAASLVVYPQPFGFQAEYNVGKGPEFDPATMTTQLKKLWGGYAQVMYRYNCPNHQLMPFAKYQYYHGGKKQEIDARRYIVNDIELGVEWQWKDYFELTALYTISDRVFEDSKLPQNHQKGSLLRLQAQFNF
- a CDS encoding DUF2490 domain-containing protein; this encodes MVSTSLPSVSQSPRRYYHIANGWTDVNISGKIAGKFSWQLENQHRRQDMQGAYKSETTTGNPYNNLNQHIFRPFIHYQVNPNVRVSLMPFGWIGSNRFAEGKPFAFFSELRVSPQVILTQNLGRLRVDHRFRYEFRWLGKNQELNDKSFVYGGDFSETSYRERFRYQAKLTWPLNHAQMADKTLYAQAYNELFVNMGKNISNLHLFDQNRVLVGLGYRLNHHYSVEASYMQQTIFRFNNTDKNNVDLNNILQLNFVLSNVESLFKKKASH